A genome region from Mycobacterium florentinum includes the following:
- a CDS encoding type II secretion system F family protein, producing MSIAAVLLAAALLIGPGPSRVRSRAGATPLAQRPRPGWAEASAPGADPVAVASSLDVLAVCLQAGMAVSTAAAATAGSAPPKLARVLRRAADLLALGADPAVAWSNSREKLDVQTEALLRLARRSASSGAALADGVTELADQARHDAAHAATAAAERAGVLIAGPLGLCFLPAFVCLGIVPVVAGLAGDVLQSGLL from the coding sequence ATGAGCATCGCGGCGGTATTGCTGGCCGCGGCATTGCTGATCGGGCCCGGCCCGTCGAGGGTGCGATCGCGTGCCGGCGCAACGCCTCTCGCGCAACGGCCGCGGCCCGGGTGGGCCGAAGCGTCGGCGCCCGGGGCGGACCCGGTGGCCGTCGCGTCGAGCCTCGACGTGCTGGCCGTGTGCCTGCAGGCCGGTATGGCGGTATCGACCGCGGCCGCCGCGACCGCGGGGTCGGCGCCGCCGAAGCTGGCGCGGGTATTGCGGCGGGCGGCCGATCTGCTGGCGCTGGGCGCCGATCCCGCTGTGGCGTGGTCGAACTCGCGCGAAAAGCTCGACGTGCAGACCGAAGCGCTGCTGCGGCTGGCGCGGCGTTCGGCCTCCTCGGGCGCGGCGCTGGCCGACGGCGTTACCGAACTGGCCGACCAGGCTCGGCACGACGCAGCGCACGCCGCCACGGCTGCCGCCGAGCGGGCGGGCGTGTTGATCGCCGGACCACTCGGGCTGTGTTTCCTACCGGCGTTCGTCTGCCTCGGCATTGTCCCGGTGGTGGCGGGGCTGGCCGGAGATGTCCTGCAGTCGGGCTTGCTGTGA
- a CDS encoding DUF4244 domain-containing protein yields the protein MFRVVMARMSVLATDESGMSTVEYAIGTIAAAAFGAILYTVVTGDSIVSALTNIIGRALNTKV from the coding sequence ATGTTTCGCGTAGTCATGGCACGGATGTCCGTCCTGGCCACCGACGAGTCGGGGATGTCCACCGTCGAATACGCCATCGGCACCATCGCCGCGGCCGCCTTCGGCGCGATTCTCTACACAGTTGTGACCGGCGATTCAATCGTGTCGGCGTTGACCAACATCATCGGTCGTGCCCTCAACACCAAGGTCTAG
- a CDS encoding Rv3654c family TadE-like protein produces the protein MLAAAMVAVLLCVTGAGVYLGSVVVARHRAQAAADLAALAAAARLPSGAEAACARATAVARGMRVGDIGCRVDDLDVVVTVRVAVPFGGMAQAAARAGPLDVA, from the coding sequence GTGCTGGCGGCGGCGATGGTCGCCGTGCTGCTGTGCGTCACCGGCGCCGGCGTCTACCTCGGCTCCGTGGTGGTGGCACGTCATCGTGCGCAGGCGGCTGCCGATCTGGCCGCGCTGGCCGCCGCGGCGCGGCTACCTTCTGGAGCCGAGGCGGCGTGCGCCCGGGCGACTGCGGTGGCCCGCGGGATGCGGGTCGGCGATATCGGCTGCCGGGTGGACGATCTCGACGTCGTCGTCACGGTGCGGGTGGCGGTGCCGTTTGGCGGCATGGCCCAGGCTGCCGCGCGGGCCGGGCCGCTGGACGTGGCGTGA
- a CDS encoding PAS domain-containing protein, translating into MAHDWLLVETLGDEPAVVAQGRQLKNLVPITTFLRRSPHLAAVRTAIAESMRTGQSLTSITPKHDRVIRTEPVVMSDGFIHGVHVWTGPADMDPPERPTAGPLKWDLTLGVATDTRESLAISGKNPEVEVTFGRAFAEDLPSRELNPNETKILAMAVKAEPGQTICSTWDLTDWQGNPIRIGFVGRSGLEPGADGKHNLVARAMNWRAELKGPLVSTDDLALRILDGLRQAGVHRALVDLNNWTLLKWLDEPCTFYDWRGSDKDRPKVHPEDVPQMSAMTEEFGKGSTNRVLRMRGFDGKWVPVHVTANRVELEPDTFVGLVSLRLPSDEELASAGLPKAADDNG; encoded by the coding sequence ATGGCCCACGACTGGTTGCTCGTGGAGACACTGGGGGACGAGCCTGCCGTGGTTGCACAGGGGCGGCAGCTCAAGAACCTTGTCCCCATCACGACCTTCCTCCGCCGCAGTCCCCATCTCGCCGCGGTCCGGACCGCAATCGCCGAGTCGATGCGCACCGGCCAGAGCCTGACCAGCATCACTCCTAAGCACGACCGCGTGATCCGCACGGAACCGGTGGTGATGTCCGACGGCTTTATCCACGGTGTGCACGTGTGGACCGGCCCCGCCGACATGGATCCGCCCGAGCGGCCCACCGCGGGCCCGCTGAAGTGGGACCTGACCCTTGGAGTGGCCACCGACACCCGGGAGTCCCTGGCCATCAGCGGCAAGAATCCCGAAGTCGAAGTCACCTTCGGCAGAGCGTTTGCCGAAGACCTCCCGTCGCGCGAGCTCAATCCGAACGAAACCAAAATACTCGCAATGGCCGTGAAGGCGGAGCCGGGCCAAACAATCTGCAGTACTTGGGATCTCACCGATTGGCAGGGAAATCCCATCCGGATCGGTTTCGTCGGCCGCAGCGGGCTGGAGCCCGGAGCGGACGGCAAGCACAACCTCGTCGCGCGGGCGATGAACTGGCGTGCCGAACTCAAGGGCCCGCTGGTCTCGACCGATGATCTGGCCCTGCGGATCCTCGACGGGCTGCGGCAGGCCGGCGTGCACCGGGCGCTCGTCGACCTCAACAACTGGACCTTGTTGAAGTGGCTCGACGAGCCCTGCACCTTCTACGACTGGCGCGGCTCCGACAAGGACAGGCCGAAGGTCCATCCGGAGGACGTGCCCCAGATGTCGGCCATGACCGAGGAATTCGGCAAGGGCTCGACCAACCGCGTGCTGCGGATGCGTGGCTTCGACGGCAAGTGGGTGCCGGTGCACGTGACGGCCAACCGAGTCGAACTCGAACCGGACACCTTCGTCGGGCTGGTGTCGCTGCGCTTGCCAAGCGACGAGGAGCTCGCCAGCGCCGGATTGCCAAAAGCCGCGGACGACAACGGCTGA
- a CDS encoding DEAD/DEAH box helicase — protein sequence MASFGSDLLAVALAGTAPDEHPLRHVAELPARSGRPHIWPEWAESDVIAAFAERGISAPWSHQARAAELAHAGRHVVLSTGTASGKSLAYQLPVLNALATDPLARVLYLSPTKALGHDQLRAAHALTAAVPRLSDVAPTAYDGDSPAEVRRFARERSRWLFSNPDMIHLSILRNHPRWAVLLRGLRFVIVDECHYFRGVFGSNVAMVLRRLLRLCARYSAAPTVIFASATTDSPGTTAAELIGLPVEEVTEDGSPQGERTVALWEPALRTDVTGEHGAPVRRSAGVEAARVMADLIAEGAQTLTFVRSRRAAELTALGARARLDDVAPDLAQTVASYRAGYLAEDRNALERALAEGRLRGLATTNALELGVDIAGLDAVVLAGFPGTVASFWQQAGRSGRRGQGALVVLVARDDPLDTYLVHNPAALLDKPVERVVIDPSNPYILGPQLLCAATELPLDEAEVRELGAAQVAEGLVDDGLLRRRGGKYFPAPGLEPHGAVDIRGSVGGQIVIVETDTGRLLGSTGLGQAPASVHPGAVYLHQGDTYVVDSLDLEGAMAFVHAEDPGYATFAREITDIKVTGSGEQSAFGPVTLGVVPVRVTHQVVGYLRRRLSGEVIDFVELDMPEHVLDTTAVMYTITPEALARNGIDATRIPGSLHAAEHAAIGLLPLVASCDRGDIGGMSTAVGPLGEPSVFVYDGYPGGAGFAERGFRQARTWLSATAAAIEACECPMGCPSCVQSPKCGNGNDPLDKAGAVQVLRLVLAELP from the coding sequence GTGGCGAGTTTCGGCAGCGACCTGCTGGCCGTCGCGCTCGCCGGTACCGCGCCGGACGAGCATCCGCTGCGCCACGTCGCGGAGCTGCCGGCCCGCAGCGGCCGGCCCCATATTTGGCCGGAATGGGCCGAATCCGACGTCATTGCGGCCTTTGCCGAGCGGGGCATCAGCGCACCGTGGTCACACCAGGCGCGGGCCGCCGAATTGGCGCACGCCGGCCGCCATGTCGTGCTCAGCACCGGCACCGCGTCGGGCAAATCGCTGGCCTATCAATTGCCGGTGCTCAATGCGCTCGCGACGGATCCGTTGGCCCGGGTGCTGTACCTGTCGCCGACGAAAGCCCTTGGTCACGACCAGCTGCGCGCCGCGCATGCGCTGACGGCCGCCGTGCCGAGGCTTTCCGACGTGGCGCCCACCGCCTATGACGGCGACAGTCCCGCCGAAGTGCGCCGTTTCGCGCGGGAGCGCTCTCGCTGGCTGTTCTCCAACCCGGACATGATCCATTTGTCGATTTTGCGAAACCATCCGCGCTGGGCAGTTTTGTTGCGTGGGCTGCGCTTCGTGATCGTCGACGAATGCCATTACTTTCGGGGCGTTTTCGGCTCCAACGTGGCGATGGTGCTGCGCCGCCTGCTGCGACTGTGCGCGCGCTACTCGGCAGCACCGACGGTGATTTTCGCCAGCGCAACCACGGATTCGCCCGGCACGACGGCTGCCGAACTCATCGGCCTGCCGGTCGAAGAGGTCACCGAAGACGGCTCACCGCAAGGTGAGCGCACCGTGGCGTTGTGGGAACCCGCCCTGCGCACCGACGTCACCGGCGAGCACGGCGCCCCGGTGCGACGTTCGGCCGGCGTCGAGGCGGCGCGGGTGATGGCCGACCTGATCGCCGAGGGAGCACAGACCCTGACGTTCGTCCGTTCCCGGCGGGCGGCCGAATTGACCGCGCTCGGCGCCAGGGCACGGCTGGACGACGTCGCGCCGGACCTGGCTCAGACGGTGGCGTCCTATCGGGCCGGTTATCTCGCCGAGGACCGCAACGCGCTGGAGCGCGCGCTGGCCGAGGGCCGATTGCGGGGCCTGGCCACCACCAATGCGCTGGAACTGGGTGTCGACATCGCGGGGCTCGACGCGGTGGTGCTCGCCGGTTTTCCCGGGACGGTGGCCTCGTTCTGGCAGCAGGCCGGCCGTTCGGGGCGCCGGGGGCAGGGTGCGCTGGTGGTGCTGGTCGCCCGCGACGATCCGCTGGACACATATCTGGTGCACAATCCCGCGGCGCTGCTGGACAAACCGGTCGAGCGGGTGGTGATCGACCCGTCCAACCCATACATTTTGGGGCCCCAACTACTCTGCGCCGCAACAGAATTACCGCTTGACGAGGCAGAGGTTCGTGAATTGGGTGCCGCGCAGGTGGCCGAGGGGCTGGTCGACGACGGGCTGCTGCGCCGCCGCGGCGGCAAGTACTTTCCCGCGCCCGGCCTAGAACCACATGGCGCGGTGGACATCCGGGGCTCGGTGGGCGGTCAAATCGTCATCGTGGAGACCGACACCGGACGACTGCTGGGCAGCACCGGGCTCGGTCAGGCCCCCGCCTCGGTGCACCCGGGGGCGGTTTACCTTCATCAGGGCGACACCTACGTCGTCGATTCGCTGGATCTCGAGGGCGCAATGGCCTTCGTGCACGCCGAGGATCCCGGTTATGCGACCTTCGCGCGCGAAATCACCGACATCAAGGTCACGGGCAGCGGCGAGCAATCGGCGTTCGGTCCGGTGACCCTGGGCGTGGTGCCGGTCAGGGTGACTCATCAGGTGGTGGGCTACCTACGCCGGCGATTGTCCGGGGAGGTCATCGATTTCGTCGAGCTAGACATGCCCGAACACGTCCTCGACACGACCGCGGTCATGTACACTATCACGCCGGAGGCATTGGCACGCAATGGGATTGACGCGACGCGGATTCCCGGCTCGCTGCACGCGGCCGAACACGCCGCGATCGGGCTGCTGCCTTTGGTCGCCAGCTGCGACCGAGGGGACATCGGCGGAATGTCCACCGCGGTCGGTCCTCTGGGAGAGCCCAGTGTGTTCGTCTACGACGGCTATCCGGGCGGGGCGGGATTCGCCGAACGCGGTTTTCGGCAGGCACGGACCTGGCTGAGTGCCACCGCGGCGGCCATCGAGGCGTGCGAATGTCCGATGGGTTGTCCGTCCTGCGTGCAATCCCCCAAGTGCGGCAACGGCAATGACCCGCTGGATAAGGCGGGTGCTGTGCAAGTGCTCAGGCTGGTGCTTGCGGAGTTACCGTGA
- the cspA gene encoding cold shock protein CspA: protein MPQGTVKWFNAEKGFGFIAPEDGSADVFVHYTEIQGSGFRTLEENQKVEFEIGHSPKGPQATGVRSV, encoded by the coding sequence ATGCCACAGGGAACTGTGAAGTGGTTCAACGCGGAGAAGGGGTTCGGTTTCATCGCCCCCGAGGACGGTTCCGCGGATGTTTTTGTCCACTACACGGAGATCCAGGGTTCGGGCTTCCGCACCCTCGAAGAAAATCAGAAGGTCGAGTTTGAAATCGGCCACAGCCCTAAGGGCCCCCAGGCCACCGGAGTCCGCTCCGTCTAA